The following are from one region of the Coffea eugenioides isolate CCC68of chromosome 2, Ceug_1.0, whole genome shotgun sequence genome:
- the LOC113761825 gene encoding probable serine/threonine-protein kinase abkC isoform X1: MSSFVYRLFAMSRFLTVRSVKRVVQSVRQNQSTIIYSDGLQYGPLFRPGLYSHNYRLYSQYGLPARRPVSSSLWGARNQTHSGFVKKFSAVSPGRTLAQRAQLAWKSFVRRPSCNTGTPQPISRIAQAVSLALSRSYVVMPGMFALAFGRNLAWAQAPVDVDFFQPRNTIYMRAQDGHIFVVKVVLAVLQGIVLLLRALYLAILFSPSISMAPFVDYFGPRYRKVWLQLVHQTLERAGPAFIKWGQWAASRPDLFPRDLCAELSKLHTKAPEHSFAYTKKTIERAFGRKLTEIFDDFEEVPVASGSIAQVHRASLKYRYRGRHNKPMMVAVKVRHPGVGESIKRDFEIINKVAKLSKFIPALNWLRLDESVQQFAVFMMSQVDLAREAAHLSRFIYNFRRWKDVSFPKPVYPLVHPAVLVETFEQGECVSHYVDEIVGHERLKSSLAHIGTHALLKMLLVDNFIHADMHPGNILVREAQTKPSRKRLFKSKPHVIFLDVGMTAELSKSDRSNLLEFFKAVARRDGQTAAECTLRLSKKQNCPSPQDFIQEVKESFDFWGTPEGDLVHPADCMQHLLEQVRRHRVNIDGNVCTVMVTTLVLEGWQRKLDPDYDVMHTLQTLLLKADWAKSLSYTIEGLMAP, translated from the exons ATGTCTTCATTCGTTTACCGTCTCTTCGCCATGTCAAG ATTCTTGACGGTTAGAAGTGTTAAGAGAGTTGTGCAATCTGTACGTCAGAATCAGTCGACCATTATATACTCTGATGGGTTGCAATATGGACCACTTTTTAGACCAGGATTATATTCACATAATTATAGACTATATTCACAGTACGGGCTTCCTGCTAGGAGACCAGTTTCATCTTCATTGTGGGGAGCTAGAAATCAGACCCATAGCGGGTTTGTCAAGAAGTTTTCAGCAGTGTCACCTGGTAGGACACTAGCACAGCGTGCCCAACTTGCTTGGAAAAGTTTTGTCCGGAGACCTTCCTGCAATACAGGAACTCCACAGCCAATCAGTCGGATTGCTCAGGCAGTTAGCTTAGCATTGAGCCGCTCTTATGTGGTTATGCCTGGAATGTTCGCCTTGgcttttggaagaaatttagcATGGGCACAAGCCCCTGTAGACGTGGATTTCTTTCAGCCAAGGAATACAATATACATGCGGGCTCAGGATGGGCatatttttgttgtcaaagtgGTCCTTGCTGTATTACAAGGGATTGTTTTGTTGCTTCGCGCCCTGTATCTGGCGATTTTGTTTTCACCAAGCATTTCCATGGCTCCGTTTGTGGATTATTTTGGGCCTCGGTACAGGAAAGTGTGGCTTCAGCTTGTCCATCAAACGCTGGAAAGGGCAGGTCCTGCTTTCATAAAATGGGGTCAGTGGGCTGCTTCACGGCCAGATCTTTTTCCCAGAGATTTATGTGCTGAGCTTTCCAAGCTTCACACCAAAGCACCCGAACATAGCTTTGCATACACTAAAAAGACTATTGAAAGGGCTTTTGGCCGAAAGCTAACTGAAATCTTTGATGACTTTGAGGAAGTACCTGTAGCATCTGGAAGTATTGCTCAGGTGCACCGAGCTTCTTTGAAGTATCGGTATCGTGGTCGTCACAACAAGCCTATGATGGTAGCTGTGAAGGTGAGACATCCTGGAGTTGGTGAATCAATTAAAAGAGATTTTGAGATAATCAACAAAgtggcaaaattatcaaaattcattccggCACTAAATTGGTTGAGATTGGATGAGAGTGTTCAGCAATTTGCAGTTTTTATGATGTCTCAAGTTGATCTTGCAAGAGAAGCTGCCCATCTCAGCCGCTTCATTTATAATTTTCGCAGATGGAAGGATGTCTCTTTCCCAAAGCCTGTGTATCCACTGGTGCATCCTGCTGTGTTGGTGGAAACCTTTGAGCAAGGGGAATGTGTTTCACACTATGTTGACGAGATTGTGGGGCATGAACGACTTAAAAGTTCACTTGCTCACATCGGAACTCATGCACTACTGAAAATGCTtctg GTAGACAACTTCATTCATGCTGACATGCATCCTGGAAACATCCTTGTTAGGGAGGCTCAGACCAAGCCTTCTCGGAAGCGCCTTTTCAAGTCAAAGCCTCATGTTATTTTCCTTGATGTAGGAATGACTGCTGAGCTTTCTAAAAGTGATCGAAGTAATCTATTAGAGTTTTTCAAGGCTGTTGCTCGTCGGGATGGTCAAACAGCAGCAGAGTGCACACTAAGATTATCAAAAAAACAGAATTGTCCCAGCCCACAGGACTTTATCCAG GAAGTGAAAGAGTCGTTTGATTTTTGGGGTACTCCAGAAGGTGATTTGGTTCATCCGGCTGATTGCATGCAGCATTTACTTGAGCAAGTTCGGCGTCATAGAGTAAACATCGATGGCAATGTGTGCACAGTCATGGTTACAACTT
- the LOC113761825 gene encoding probable serine/threonine-protein kinase abkC isoform X2 encodes MSSFVYRLFAMSRFLTVRSVKRVVQSVRQNQSTIIYSDGLQYGPLFRPGLYSHNYRLYSQYGLPARRPVSSSLWGARNQTHSGFVKKFSAVSPGRTLAQRAQLAWKSFVRRPSCNTGTPQPISRIAQAVSLALSRSYVVMPGMFALAFGRNLAWAQAPVDVDFFQPRNTIYMRAQDGHIFVVKVVLAVLQGIVLLLRALYLAILFSPSISMAPFVDYFGPRYRKVWLQLVHQTLERAGPAFIKWGQWAASRPDLFPRDLCAELSKLHTKAPEHSFAYTKKTIERAFGRKLTEIFDDFEEVPVASGSIAQVHRASLKYRYRGRHNKPMMVAVKVRHPGVGESIKRDFEIINKVAKLSKFIPALNWLRLDESVQQFAVFMMSQVDLAREAAHLSRFIYNFRRWKDVSFPKPVYPLVHPAVLVETFEQGECVSHYVDEIVGHERLKSSLAHIGTHALLKMLLVDNFIHADMHPGNILVREAQTKPSRKRLFKSKPHVIFLDVGMTAELSKSDRSNLLEFFKAVARRDGQTAAECTLRLSKKQNCPSPQDFIQHLHYYGEPRRGMD; translated from the exons ATGTCTTCATTCGTTTACCGTCTCTTCGCCATGTCAAG ATTCTTGACGGTTAGAAGTGTTAAGAGAGTTGTGCAATCTGTACGTCAGAATCAGTCGACCATTATATACTCTGATGGGTTGCAATATGGACCACTTTTTAGACCAGGATTATATTCACATAATTATAGACTATATTCACAGTACGGGCTTCCTGCTAGGAGACCAGTTTCATCTTCATTGTGGGGAGCTAGAAATCAGACCCATAGCGGGTTTGTCAAGAAGTTTTCAGCAGTGTCACCTGGTAGGACACTAGCACAGCGTGCCCAACTTGCTTGGAAAAGTTTTGTCCGGAGACCTTCCTGCAATACAGGAACTCCACAGCCAATCAGTCGGATTGCTCAGGCAGTTAGCTTAGCATTGAGCCGCTCTTATGTGGTTATGCCTGGAATGTTCGCCTTGgcttttggaagaaatttagcATGGGCACAAGCCCCTGTAGACGTGGATTTCTTTCAGCCAAGGAATACAATATACATGCGGGCTCAGGATGGGCatatttttgttgtcaaagtgGTCCTTGCTGTATTACAAGGGATTGTTTTGTTGCTTCGCGCCCTGTATCTGGCGATTTTGTTTTCACCAAGCATTTCCATGGCTCCGTTTGTGGATTATTTTGGGCCTCGGTACAGGAAAGTGTGGCTTCAGCTTGTCCATCAAACGCTGGAAAGGGCAGGTCCTGCTTTCATAAAATGGGGTCAGTGGGCTGCTTCACGGCCAGATCTTTTTCCCAGAGATTTATGTGCTGAGCTTTCCAAGCTTCACACCAAAGCACCCGAACATAGCTTTGCATACACTAAAAAGACTATTGAAAGGGCTTTTGGCCGAAAGCTAACTGAAATCTTTGATGACTTTGAGGAAGTACCTGTAGCATCTGGAAGTATTGCTCAGGTGCACCGAGCTTCTTTGAAGTATCGGTATCGTGGTCGTCACAACAAGCCTATGATGGTAGCTGTGAAGGTGAGACATCCTGGAGTTGGTGAATCAATTAAAAGAGATTTTGAGATAATCAACAAAgtggcaaaattatcaaaattcattccggCACTAAATTGGTTGAGATTGGATGAGAGTGTTCAGCAATTTGCAGTTTTTATGATGTCTCAAGTTGATCTTGCAAGAGAAGCTGCCCATCTCAGCCGCTTCATTTATAATTTTCGCAGATGGAAGGATGTCTCTTTCCCAAAGCCTGTGTATCCACTGGTGCATCCTGCTGTGTTGGTGGAAACCTTTGAGCAAGGGGAATGTGTTTCACACTATGTTGACGAGATTGTGGGGCATGAACGACTTAAAAGTTCACTTGCTCACATCGGAACTCATGCACTACTGAAAATGCTtctg GTAGACAACTTCATTCATGCTGACATGCATCCTGGAAACATCCTTGTTAGGGAGGCTCAGACCAAGCCTTCTCGGAAGCGCCTTTTCAAGTCAAAGCCTCATGTTATTTTCCTTGATGTAGGAATGACTGCTGAGCTTTCTAAAAGTGATCGAAGTAATCTATTAGAGTTTTTCAAGGCTGTTGCTCGTCGGGATGGTCAAACAGCAGCAGAGTGCACACTAAGATTATCAAAAAAACAGAATTGTCCCAGCCCACAGGACTTTATCCAG CATCTACACTATTATGGAGAACCAAGGAGGGGTATGGACTAA